The genomic DNA AAAGCATCAGTGTCGAATCCTTAGGAATGCAGATCTTTTCCCCCTTCCAAACACCTGTGATCTAGAGAGGCTCTAATTTCTGGGGGTTTCTTGTACAAGAGTGGGCAGCTTGTGAGCGCACGTCATGATTCATGATGGTTTGCAATACTGAGACACTATGCAGAGCATCAAACAGCAGGATATACCGTTTCATATTAAAAGCATTTATTTGCTATCagttcatttttcttttgaaaaattgGCCATTGGCAATTGTATTctctaaattaaaaaaaagacgATTCATTTAAGCAACGGTCAGCATCCTCCGCAACTTCCACGTAACACCTAAAAAATACTTGCATTGTTATTGAACGAAAAAAAAGTCAATTTTACTACTTTGTACAATTAACTTATCCACTTGACTCCCTGCACATCTCAATTTGTTTTACCTCTCCAAACTATTTAAACTAGGTCgttgtgagaggaaaaaaaCTACTTCAATGCATCGCCTAatgattctttttcttttttcgttTTAAACTCTGTTGGGTTTTAATTCAAACCAGCAGGGTGATGGATGTCTCAAGCTTCTAACCTATGATAATATCTACAAAACCCTGTTTTTTATTATAAAAGTTCAGTAGTAGTAAACTGGGGCAATTAAAATAGTTGGGCTGAGTTAAATGAGTTGGAATTATGTACAAGGGCAATGTAGACAAATAGAACAGTATAATTatactacttcctccgtcccaaattataggtcgttttgatctatatagattcatagatattattatgcatctagatttagggtatatctaagtgcataacaaagtttatgaatctaataaaatcaaaacgacttataatttgggacgtaGGGAGCAGTAAAGTTGATCTTTCCATCTGTCTACACAATTTGAACGGGAAACATGAAAAAAGAGAAGGACAAAATTTATTCACAGTTTGATTAGCACGTGGgcaaaaaaatgaaatgaaagtTTGTAGAGTAAGTCAGGCGGACAAAGTGGATTCTTCGAGTAGCAAATAGGCTTTTCTTTCTGGACTTAATTATATATACTCTGCATATTGCATAAGAGCTATGCTTTCCACCTGGCAAATATGCTATTGGCCTGGCTTTAAAATATACTCCTTCATACAATGCAAATACACTACTGGCCTGTTTGGCAatcatgtgttaaagtttaacacccgtcacatcggatgtttggatgctaattaggagtattaaacataggctaattacaaaactaattgcacagatggagtgtaatttgcgagacgaatctattaagcctaattagtccataatttgataatgtggtgctacagtaactatttgctaatgatggattaattaggcttaatagattcgtctcgcgaattaacacagggttctgcaattagttttataattagcttatatttagttctcttaattactatccgaacatccgatgtgacactgttaatgtttaacacctcgtatccaaacacccccttaataatacttgcaataaaaaaatatcatctTGCGGGACTATCATAAAAATCAAGAAAATTTAATAGATCATCATGATACAATCGAAAGATTGTGCCTACGTGTGAAACCAAAAATAATGTTTGCACTCGGGTAGGGCGGTAGGGTATTTGCCGTATTGCATTTGGAATGGCCTTCGGAGTCTCCTCGTCGGCGTATTAAAAGCCGCCGCCACGGATCTCATGCGAAGGCCACCCGTTTTCCCCGTAGCCGCTTGCCCTGTTCGCCTTGTCCGAGGAGGAGGAActctcccttctccctcctctcccagtctccctcggcgggccgtcgccgtcgtAGCCGCAGCGGCCCCCTCTCTTCATGCCATCCTAATCAGCGACAGCGCCGCCACGTGCCTGCGGTATGGTTCTTGCACTCGTCTCCTTCCTTCAATTCCGTCGCTGTGGGGGAGATTGCCCCCACTCGTTTGGCGCTTTTGGCATCTCATTTGCTCCGTACTAATTTGCATCAATTGGCCATCCTATGTAGTTGCAGTACCCAAATTGGGAGCACATCTTAATAACGGGCCATTGCTTTGTCTGTAGGAGATGGATATTTTTATAACTCAAAATCTTTTTCGCTAAACTCCAGTGCGTTCAGGTTACTTTTACAGTTCATGACAAGTGCCTGCTTAGTCCTCGATTCATTCGTTAATGGGGCCAGATCTTGGGTCCTTTCCAGAGTGATATGCAGCATATCTGTATATGTGAGATTGGTCAAAGCATCTTTTCAGTAAACAAACAGCTTTCAGCACGTGAGGCGTCAGACTCTGAACTTCTCCTTGCGTGCAGCGACTAGGAAGCTTGTGTTTGATTTCGTTATCCTGGAGCATAGAATTTTTCACATGTGTATGTACTTCTAACcttttaggccctgtttggaatgGAGGTTTTCCAAAGGAATTTCACAGGAAACTCATTCCTCCATTTTGCTGATGTCATAGAGTGTTTGGAATGGAGGATTGCATCTTTTCCTATGGAAAGGTTTGCTTTCCTTCACAAAACATAGGAAAAGAAACATCCAGTCCGAGTTCAATTTTTTCGCTGAAGGCCGAGGCGGGTGAGAAGGGAAGAGAAGGAccgagagagagaaagagagcacAAGCCATTGCCGTGGTGCGAAGCAGGATGAAGTCGAAGAAGTCCATGATGAATGGGGTCACTTGAGCTCGATCCAGATTCGTCGCCCGGCAGCCACCCTACTGCAGCCGCGCAGCACGACCTCTCCGCAGCCTGCTGCGGTGATCTCCTAATCCCCCGCTCAATCCGTCCGCTGCCTGCTCATGATCAGCTATGGAAGAGAGAAAGGAGCAGTGGACTCGTCAAGAGCAGAAGGATAAGGGTGGCTGAACCATAGGAGAGGCCGAGACGAATATGATGCACCGTGGCTGGCTGGATTGACTCCATGGACCATGGGTCCCACATATAGGTGAGCTAGTGTAGCTAATATGGTCCATGCAATACATATGCACATGTTAATTAATTTATTAATCACTAGCTATTAATATTATTATGTAATTCCCATATTTTATGATTTCTGTGAGTGGATTCCTGTTCCAAACACTCACTTCTTTTCCTGCGTTTTTCCAATCCTCTGTTTTGGAACTCTACTACTATTCGTTTCCtacgttttttttcctttcctgtGTTTTGTATTCCTTgttccaaacatgcccttagaTTTTTGATTAGTAGTGCAGATCTCACTGCTCGCTAAATGTTTAAATTGATCTACAGCAGCGAATAAGACACCTATCTTGTCCTTATCGAGAGTGGATCGATTGGATTCCCTGTCTGTGAGATATTTTGATCCTGCCCGCCAAGTTAATTCAGCTCTTTCCTGTGAGCTTACTCAGTGCACTTGACGTCAATATTCGGGCCTCGACTGATGTTAACATCCCCTAAATTGAATTCTCAATTTTTCAGAAGACTTTTCTACAGATGAGACCTAGAGTTTGTTCTGTTCATCTGTTGTGTTTGTTTGTGTGTTGAACTTGATCAGATTATATGCCTTTGTTCTGTTATCCTTGTCTTATCATGTATACATGTTTTGTTTGACTTGCCACACTCTTTGTCCCCTGGCCTCTTCCAGAGCTGAACCATGTTTAATCGTACTATGTTTACATGTACCTTGAACAACGGTGTGAAGTTTCTTTCTTGATTTTGTCAAGCTAGGAATACTTTATGAAATTTGCTCTATTCTATTACATATCAGGAGAATCTTATGTATCCGTGGTAGCCTGAGTTCAAACAAAACACAGTTCTTTTCTGCGTTTGTAAAAGAAGGGTATTTTCAAAATCCTTTCTGCTTAATTTAGTTTGATTATGTTTTCTTTTACCAATCAAATATCCCGTTAAATCATTCTTCAATGGCACTGGGTCAAACATGGGGAAAGGGAGAGTAAGAACAAAAATGAAATTTGGACATACACAATTGGAAACAGAGGAATCGGGGTCTACACCTACTAATAGTGTGCATTAGTTGAAACGGTCAGAAGTGTTAGTTTAAATAGTCTAAACATAACTGAGTGTACCCCGTTTCGGCCCCAGTGAATTTGCGCCCCGTTTTTAAACATAGAAAGTACAAAAAAGTATTTGATTGATTTGATTACCTAAGTGTATAGTCTTTACATGTGTATGCCTGTATCTATGAATCATTTGGTTAGTACTGCAGAAGTAAATAGCATTTGCATCCTAATTGAGCATTCATTCTTTGTGGTTAGCTGTCACATTCACTCTTCTCCATTAGGTAGGCTATTGTCTCACATGCTAACTTGAGTGCCAAGCTACCTCCATTAGTATCCAATGTGTTTCTTAAATTCCATTGACCACTATATTCCAGGTCTTTTTGAGCAGGATTAATCGTACTGATTCTTTCATCTCATGAACCAAACTACAAACTCATTGGAGACACAAATTTTAATCTTTTCTGCTCCAATGTCTGACAGATGAGATCAATCACTTGTTCTTTCTGCTTGTTTGCCAATGTCAAACTTGGCTGCCAAGCCTTTGTTTCCTTCTAGTTTCCTGGGAGGCTTCCAACTTTCCAGCATTTATAAGATTGGCCACATTGACTGATACATTGTTTCACATACCTTGTTCAGAAGCAGGGCATAAACTTTGGTGTATGATGCCAAGCATGGATGAACCCCTTCTTGGCGATGGTGTTCAGAAGACTGGAGGGGTGGGAGAGAACCTGGTGCAGCCTGAGGTCAGAAAGCAGCTATACCTTGCTGGGCCACTCATCGCCGCATGGATCCTGCAGAACATCGTCCAGATGATTTCTGTCATGTTTGTTGGTCACCTTGGTGAGCTTGCCCTCTCCAGTGCCTCCATTGCCACCTCTTTTGCAGGCGTTACTGGCTTCAGCTTATTGGTATGTTATATGCAAACTCAAAGCCTTTCTCATACGCCTGACCTTCCTGAACGATTATATGGAGTTCAATAGCAGAGTGAATTGTTCGCTTGATCATTTCAGTCTGGCATGGCAAGCAGCTTGGACACACTATGTGGGCAAGCCTTCGGGGCAAAGCAGTACTATCTTCTCGGCATCTACAAGCAGAGGGCCATCCTTGTGCTCACTCTGGTGAGCCTTGTGTTTGCTGTTATCTGGTCGTACACTGGCCAGATCCTTCTACTATTTGGTCAGGACCCAGAGATTGCAGCTGGGGCAGGAAGCTACATCCGGTGGATGATTCCAGCGCTGTTCGTGTATGGGCCACTGCAGTGTCATGTCCGGTTCCTGCAGACGCAGAACATAGTCCTACCGGTGATGCTGAGCTCTGGCGTCACGGCGCTGAACCATCTTCTAGTGTGCTGGCTCCTGGTGTACAAGATTGGTATGGGCAACAAGGGTGCtgccttggccaatgccatctCGTACCTGATTAACGTGTCAATCCTGTCAATTTACGTTAGGCTTGCACCAGCCTGTGAGAACACTAGGAGAGGGTTTTCAAAGGAGGCTTTTCACGGCATCCCCACGTTCTTGAGGCTTGCTGTTCCATCTGCACTGATGGTTTGGTGAGTTCTGAATCCTATGtcgcagatttttttttcatttatcaTCTCTAATTTAATTGGATCCTATATGTACACAGCTTGGAGTGGTGGTCATTTGAGCTCCTGGTACTTCTTTCTGGACTTCTCCCAAATCCGAAGCTCGAGACATCGGTTTTGTCCATTTCGTGAGTTATCTTTCCACAGCACATTTCAAACTCTGTTTGCCTTTTGTTGATTGTAACTCTTCAGTTTTGTGCAGTTTAAACACAGGCTCTTTAGCATTTATGATCCCTTTTGGGCTTAGTGCAGCCATAAGGTCAGATTTAAAAAATCACACTCATAAATTTTACCATGCAATGTTGATCACCTAATACTTGTGGCACTGACATGTTGCTTTCCCCCTATAGCACTCGTGTTTCAAATGAGCTTGGTGCTGGACGACCTCAAGCTGCCCGTCTGGCTACCCGTGTTGTCATGGTGCTGGCTATCGTGGTCGGCATATTGATTGGACTAGTTATGATTTTGGTTCGCAATTTATGGGGATATGCTTACAGTAACGAGGAGGAAGTGGTGAAATACATCTCCAAAATGATGCCGATCCTGGCTGTATCATTCTTGTTTGATTGCGTGCAGTGTGTTCTCTCAGGTATCTCTAGATCCGCTAAttgaaatataccaaatttggTAAATACAGTGAACCCATATCCTGTTGTTTTGCCATGATCTGTTCTTATCTCCATGTATATTATGAACTGCATTTGTTACTTTTGGAACATTATCACCTAGATAATGACTGACAATATGGTTTCATGATATATTTCCAGGTGTTGCTAGGGGCTGTGGGTGGCAAAAGATTGGTGCTTGTGTAAATCTTGGTGCATATTACCTGGTCGGAATCCCAGCTGCCTTCTGTTTCGCGTTTCTTTTTCATCTAGGTGGAATGGTAATTTACAACCCAAACCGACCTTAGCATAAGTTCTAGTTCAACTTTTATTACTCTGTCGAGTTGAAGAGACCTCTAAATACGATGGTTTGATTGTCTAGGGGCTTTGGCTGGGAATAATCTGCGCACTCGTCGTACAGATGCTATTGCTTCTCACAATTACTTTATGCAGCAACTGGGAAAAAGAAGTAAGCAAATCAACCAAAACTTCTTGCATGCAAAGATACTATTTCGTTGCCTTCTCCATTTAGCGGCACCTCTCTGTTTTGTGGCTCCTGTAGGCTTTGAAGGCAACGGACAGAATTTTCAGTTCATCCCTACCGGTAGACATGACGACATGATATGCTCAAGAGACACAATTTTGTTGGAGGCAATGGCCAAGAAGAAACATTAAGAAGGATCTAATGAAGAATCGGCAGCAGAGTCCGGACTTTTCTCCACGCAATCAGAGTATGACACAGAAAGTACCTGGGCAATCTGTTTTGGTCATTCTTTTTACTGGATACAGGGAACACAAGATTCTGTTGAGGCTAGGTAActaaatgtttttttatttactaGAAACAGCTTCGTAATCTCATGAAAGTGTATTTTTATTCTCTTTGTTTTTGAGTAATATGATTGAGACAAGAGAAGGAAATGTTCTATTTGACTACAATCAGCAGTATTGTCCATTTGAGTGATAGATCTAATTGCCTTAGTGCTCAACTTAAATAACGTAACAGGGATCATTAGCATTCATCTAGTCGGGTAAAGACTTAAAGCTCAGGCTAAACAACAATGTTTTTAACTAACAGAGAACTAACccgagagggggagagagagtaGATACCGACCGCCGGGCTTACTAGACGAGCTCGTCATGGACAAAGttggagacggcggcggtgacagtgtgggtggcggcggagcttccCGTCACTACAACGCAAATTAGATCGGGTTCTAGGGTTTGTTAGGTGGGTGTGTGGGCACGGCAGCGAACTTGAGCGTCCGTGCTCCCAACCCCACCTCTACTTTTATGTGCGCTGCGCAACGGGGGCCCGCAACCATGAGTTGGTTGTGCGCCCCCGATTAGGGCGCGGGATCAGGGTCCGACTTGGCCTAACGGCCAAGTTCAGTGGAGATTAAACTAACATTGAGTAGATGCAAAGTAATTGAATTGCAGCATGGTATGTGCCCGTcttttaaatatatatattaagAGATTAAAACTTTTCCTTTTCATACTTATTTACATCTCGTGGATGCCAACAACACAACAATGCACACACCAGAGTGTGACCTTAGGGGTAATGTGTGAACTGCGAGAGCCAAACAGTCTCctatttagatttttttttctcgaacgtGAAGGAGACCTACGTATCATTAGATTAAGAAGAAATACTTAAATTTACGTGAAAATTGGCCAAGAACTTATTTACTATAGTTATCAAATTATCAGGTTCGTCTAATTTGCGAGTGATTGACAATGACGAAGGCTTACCTTTGTGAACCCATTGATCACTCATACAGCAGAGCCATCGCGCAGGGGTGGTATATTGACGACTCTTGCTTCTTACTTGactatgttcttttttttttcaaaagaagaagaaatgttTGGATGAGGTGTTAATTGAGCTTGACAGGTAAGCTGGCAGAGTCCATCTACGAACACCTTGGGCGACTGGTCTGGCACATCTTGAGATGCTCGACAGGCGTTACTCTTATAGTTGGATCGCTTGGAGATATGCTTGGGAGAAAAATTAAGTTTTTCCTAGTGTGGGTTGGGTTACGAATGCAAGATTGGGGATATGTGAAATGATGTGGTAGCATGTAGGCCTCTTTTAGTGGAATGGTTGTTTGGTTGAAGATGAACAGAGGCAGAA from Setaria italica strain Yugu1 chromosome VII, Setaria_italica_v2.0, whole genome shotgun sequence includes the following:
- the LOC101779798 gene encoding protein DETOXIFICATION 16 → MMPSMDEPLLGDGVQKTGGVGENLVQPEVRKQLYLAGPLIAAWILQNIVQMISVMFVGHLGELALSSASIATSFAGVTGFSLLSGMASSLDTLCGQAFGAKQYYLLGIYKQRAILVLTLVSLVFAVIWSYTGQILLLFGQDPEIAAGAGSYIRWMIPALFVYGPLQCHVRFLQTQNIVLPVMLSSGVTALNHLLVCWLLVYKIGMGNKGAALANAISYLINVSILSIYVRLAPACENTRRGFSKEAFHGIPTFLRLAVPSALMVCLEWWSFELLVLLSGLLPNPKLETSVLSISLNTGSLAFMIPFGLSAAISTRVSNELGAGRPQAARLATRVVMVLAIVVGILIGLVMILVRNLWGYAYSNEEEVVKYISKMMPILAVSFLFDCVQCVLSGVARGCGWQKIGACVNLGAYYLVGIPAAFCFAFLFHLGGMGLWLGIICALVVQMLLLLTITLCSNWEKEALKATDRIFSSSLPVDMTT